From the genome of Candidatus Nitrosocosmicus oleophilus, one region includes:
- a CDS encoding multicopper oxidase domain-containing protein → MQTPNFLTIHLVSLLVAFIAVYFLSFSFSVYPIMATDNNNNSLTTFQGLIHENSQINSTPNSLLDLGSQNSSVNNSSLVTSNNTSKNLISTEEYDKIKNCSPDTDKKPSSIEYLTFFNCGHIKSTSSSLTAYDNDDDNNNNNNNSRTNQTVREFTLIIEENQSIPIASNGLTFLDAWTFNGTIPGPTMRVTEGDLVKINVINSKENNHTHSLHLHSIHPSEMDGIDGPGGFIKPGQNFTYSFTAQPYGVYPYHCHSTPIDQHINKGLYGAFIIDPKVPRQNMTEMVMLMNGYDLDYEKEGIGPSRIPTPQEFEEDYMPQAFEHGNEVYAVNGKAFDYVENPIPIHMNSDYRIYLINMLEFDQVNSFHLHGNMYKYYPSGTSKEPSFENDIVTLGQGDRGILEFKYLYPGKYMFHSHINEFSDLGWMGLFNVME, encoded by the coding sequence ATGCAAACTCCAAATTTTTTAACAATACATCTTGTCTCATTATTAGTAGCTTTTATTGCTGTATATTTTTTATCTTTCTCCTTCTCCGTTTATCCTATAATGGCAACGGATAATAATAATAATAGTTTGACTACTTTTCAAGGATTAATCCATGAAAATTCACAGATAAATTCTACTCCCAATTCTCTTTTGGATTTGGGTTCACAAAACAGTTCAGTTAACAACAGCTCTCTTGTTACCTCTAATAATACAAGCAAGAATTTAATTTCTACTGAGGAATATGACAAAATTAAGAATTGTAGTCCTGATACCGATAAGAAGCCATCCTCCATAGAATATTTGACTTTTTTTAACTGTGGTCATATCAAGTCTACTAGTAGTAGTCTAACAGCTTATGATAATGATGATGACAACAATAACAATAACAACAACAGCCGAACTAATCAAACAGTCAGGGAATTTACTTTGATTATAGAGGAAAATCAATCTATACCTATTGCAAGTAATGGTTTAACATTTTTAGATGCATGGACTTTTAATGGCACAATACCTGGTCCCACTATGCGGGTAACAGAGGGTGATCTAGTAAAGATAAATGTAATAAACAGTAAGGAAAACAACCATACTCATTCACTGCATTTACATTCAATACATCCCTCAGAGATGGATGGAATAGATGGACCTGGAGGGTTTATAAAACCAGGTCAAAACTTTACATACTCTTTTACAGCACAGCCATATGGTGTTTATCCGTATCACTGTCATTCAACGCCTATTGATCAACATATCAACAAGGGTTTGTATGGTGCTTTTATTATTGACCCCAAAGTACCAAGACAAAATATGACTGAGATGGTTATGTTGATGAATGGATATGATTTAGACTATGAAAAAGAAGGAATAGGTCCTAGCCGTATTCCAACTCCTCAGGAATTTGAAGAAGACTATATGCCACAAGCATTTGAACATGGAAATGAAGTATATGCTGTAAATGGTAAGGCATTTGATTATGTGGAAAACCCAATTCCTATTCACATGAACTCAGATTATCGTATCTACCTGATTAATATGTTAGAATTTGATCAGGTTAATTCATTTCATTTGCATGGAAATATGTACAAGTACTACCCAAGTGGAACTTCTAAAGAACCTTCCTTTGAAAATGACATTGTAACACTAGGTCAAGGCGATAGAGGCATATTGGAATTTAAATATCTTTATCCTGGAAAATACATGTTTCATTCGCATATAAATGAATTTTCAGATTTAGGATGGATGGGATTATTTAATGTGATGGAATAA
- a CDS encoding redoxin domain-containing protein: MNLIQLVIMIGIISVASIVGYIVINSTLFGYAIDESLKKSALIKDKVESLQKSMTNANINDDKGVNIDTMFQFKRAPEFQKIEDNINTKSNMPVTIASLKGDVVLVNFWTYSCINVLRTLPHLEDWDTKYADSGLVIVGIHTPEFEFEKNTENVKSALQRYGIKYPVLQDNVYGTWNAYENSYWPRMYLVDAQGYIRYDKIGESDYDRTEKVIQFLLNERNANKSIKNINHNNNTYPYFDNSKVIQNATNNTVANFLRQPVDFSKIQTPELYFGNQSSRSAIGNPEGFHLGQTIDYFLPSSYTSSSMSNSSTKPNTIYLEGKWKNNPDNVELQSNTGHILLDYSAKSVNIVVGVNSSDKNESQVTVYENNSLISNKSKGIDIGINSKFIANEPRLYNIVNHGSYSDDSHILLIEIHGKGLQAYVFTFG; the protein is encoded by the coding sequence ATGAATCTTATTCAATTAGTCATTATGATTGGGATTATTTCGGTGGCATCAATTGTTGGTTACATAGTCATCAACTCCACTCTATTTGGCTATGCAATTGATGAGTCATTGAAAAAATCAGCATTAATTAAAGACAAAGTAGAGAGTCTCCAAAAATCGATGACTAATGCCAATATTAATGACGATAAGGGGGTCAATATTGATACAATGTTTCAATTTAAAAGGGCACCTGAATTCCAGAAAATTGAAGACAATATAAATACAAAGAGTAACATGCCTGTGACCATCGCTTCATTGAAAGGAGATGTAGTACTTGTCAACTTTTGGACTTATAGTTGTATCAATGTTTTAAGGACACTTCCACATCTTGAAGATTGGGATACAAAATACGCTGATAGTGGATTAGTAATAGTTGGAATTCATACACCAGAATTTGAATTTGAAAAAAATACGGAAAATGTAAAATCTGCACTACAAAGATACGGAATAAAATATCCAGTCCTTCAGGACAATGTATATGGTACCTGGAATGCATACGAGAACAGCTATTGGCCTAGAATGTATCTTGTGGATGCTCAAGGATATATAAGATATGATAAGATCGGTGAATCTGATTACGATCGCACAGAAAAGGTAATTCAGTTTCTTCTAAATGAAAGAAATGCCAATAAAAGTATAAAAAATATCAATCACAATAATAATACTTATCCTTATTTTGATAATAGCAAAGTAATTCAGAATGCTACTAATAATACCGTTGCTAATTTTCTTAGACAACCTGTCGACTTTTCAAAAATACAAACACCTGAATTGTATTTTGGAAACCAATCATCTCGTTCAGCAATAGGAAATCCTGAAGGATTTCATTTGGGTCAAACAATAGATTATTTCTTACCTTCATCATATACATCTTCATCGATGTCAAATTCAAGCACCAAACCTAATACAATATATTTAGAAGGAAAATGGAAAAACAATCCTGATAATGTAGAATTACAAAGTAATACGGGTCACATATTACTAGACTATTCGGCAAAGTCTGTAAACATTGTAGTTGGTGTTAATAGCAGTGATAAAAATGAAAGTCAAGTAACAGTATATGAAAACAATTCTTTGATATCGAATAAATCCAAAGGAATTGACATTGGAATTAATAGTAAATTCATTGCTAATGAGCCAAGGCTGTATAATATAGTGAATCACGGATCATACAGTGACGATAGTCATATACTTTTGATTGAAATTCATGGAAAAGGATTGCAAGCTTACGTATTTACATTTGGATAG
- a CDS encoding 6-bladed beta-propeller produces the protein MSTDKRNIIGIKSYGNEQILNLFNVNERNWLSGRFIPMVLALFGITLMTTLDSYSPMVFGQSASQPQNLSFTYYTNWGSVGEEDGQFDGQNDVDYFNGKVYVPDYANHRIQIFDPEGNFLSKFGEGGEGDGQFHKASALSMDSEGNIYVADQFNYRIQKFDNNGTFLAKWGSEGAGDGQFLHPHVPANDATGKLFVTDRDHPSVQVFSTDGEFLYRWGSEGEGDSQLSNPESSIVDSSGNVYIADYGNDRIQKFSNDGTYLSQWGTKGTENGQFQGPSGLSIDSNDNIYVTDKNNNRVQVFTKDGQYITQFGGGADAGEGQLLDPEGVGVDKESGTVYVADTGNTRIVVFKPN, from the coding sequence ATGTCGACTGATAAAAGAAATATAATTGGTATAAAAAGTTATGGAAATGAACAAATTTTGAACTTGTTTAATGTCAATGAACGCAATTGGTTATCTGGACGTTTCATTCCTATGGTACTAGCCTTATTTGGTATTACTTTAATGACAACATTGGATTCCTATTCTCCGATGGTTTTTGGACAATCTGCATCTCAACCTCAGAATCTATCCTTTACTTATTATACTAATTGGGGTTCAGTGGGTGAGGAAGATGGGCAATTTGACGGTCAGAATGATGTTGACTATTTTAATGGAAAAGTATATGTTCCAGACTATGCAAACCACAGAATCCAAATATTTGATCCTGAAGGTAATTTCTTGTCTAAATTTGGAGAAGGTGGAGAAGGCGATGGTCAATTCCATAAGGCATCAGCACTTTCTATGGATTCAGAAGGAAATATTTACGTAGCAGACCAGTTTAACTATCGAATCCAAAAGTTCGATAATAACGGTACATTTTTGGCAAAATGGGGTTCTGAAGGCGCAGGAGACGGTCAATTCTTACATCCACACGTTCCTGCAAATGATGCTACAGGCAAGCTGTTTGTAACAGATAGAGATCATCCAAGTGTTCAGGTGTTTTCAACGGATGGTGAATTCTTATATAGATGGGGTTCTGAAGGCGAAGGCGACAGTCAACTTTCAAATCCAGAAAGTTCTATAGTAGATTCCAGTGGAAATGTGTATATAGCAGATTATGGCAACGACAGGATACAAAAGTTTAGCAATGACGGCACCTACTTATCCCAATGGGGAACAAAGGGTACAGAAAATGGCCAATTCCAAGGTCCGTCTGGTCTTTCCATAGATAGTAACGATAATATTTACGTTACAGATAAGAACAATAACCGAGTACAGGTATTTACTAAAGACGGTCAATATATTACGCAGTTTGGTGGCGGCGCTGATGCTGGAGAAGGACAATTACTTGATCCTGAGGGTGTAGGTGTTGATAAAGAATCTGGGACTGTGTATGTTGCTGATACGGGTAACACACGTATAGTTGTATTCAAACCTAATTAG
- a CDS encoding winged helix-turn-helix domain-containing protein: MNSPDSDSNNKKDTDNNEGRIGGSEFNNDNNKNKKPNINEEKPVDPRFKRLPWSMIVSTRGGINRAKVINFLVESPSNANQVSVQLKLDYKTVIHHLNVLKKNSLIVTDNEDAYGATYFISPLMEKNYSAFKEIMDRIGKK, translated from the coding sequence TTGAATTCACCCGATTCTGATTCAAACAACAAGAAAGATACAGATAATAATGAAGGTAGAATCGGAGGATCTGAGTTCAATAATGACAATAATAAGAACAAAAAACCGAATATAAATGAAGAAAAACCTGTCGACCCTCGTTTTAAGAGGCTGCCATGGTCAATGATAGTAAGTACTAGAGGTGGAATTAACAGAGCAAAAGTAATAAATTTTTTGGTAGAAAGTCCGTCAAATGCTAACCAAGTATCCGTTCAATTAAAACTGGATTATAAAACAGTAATACATCATCTAAATGTCCTAAAGAAAAATAGCCTGATTGTTACGGACAATGAAGATGCCTATGGTGCAACATATTTTATATCTCCCTTAATGGAAAAAAATTATTCTGCATTTAAAGAAATTATGGACAGAATTGGGAAAAAGTAA
- a CDS encoding phytoene desaturase family protein gives MKEIIKSLRSIFLIRSGLMVNSSVYSSQYDAIVIGAGHNGLTCACYLAKAGLKVLVLEEYHSIGGMTITEEVTLPGFKSDVHAFGYQLANYSPVPMELELRKYGFELIYPEISYSHVFPNGKYVAMYPSIERTVKSIEKFSIQDGKTWNKLYNKFLSNKIVLINSINSSPCSLDSKGREENRRKVSYEDYRKQLQSMRSWCNEKFESDEVKVMFGTFAAFVGLSPDDAGGGELCYLFSGTIQDQGNNIVKGGFGNLPLSLARYLESKGGEIMTNSKVSDIVIEKDRAIGVCLSDGRKIKVNRLIASSTDPYTLVVNLIGEDNVDSDIVRDIKRIEWGDAIFGLYLALSKKLEYKAGEEINKSAQVHISPPELEYFSKVFSECRSGRVPENPIPIMSNDSVMDPSRVPVDKHLIKFLIPNVPYKIENKGRDEHESDWNLVKDQYALQIIEMVTRDYIPNLRDVILEKTALSPTDYEKRPSTSIKGTLACGSLLPYQTKSMRPIARLCNYKIPGVENVYLCGSGSHPGPGVSMAPGRNAAQTILSDLGIDFNKLVQ, from the coding sequence ATGAAAGAAATTATTAAATCATTAAGGTCAATCTTCTTAATACGTAGTGGTTTAATGGTGAATTCATCTGTATACTCATCTCAATACGATGCGATTGTAATAGGAGCAGGACATAATGGTTTGACTTGTGCTTGTTATCTTGCAAAAGCGGGGCTTAAAGTATTGGTATTAGAAGAATATCATTCAATAGGAGGTATGACAATAACAGAAGAAGTTACTTTACCTGGCTTCAAATCTGATGTACATGCGTTTGGTTATCAGCTCGCTAACTATTCTCCAGTTCCAATGGAATTAGAGCTGCGCAAGTATGGATTTGAACTTATATATCCAGAAATATCCTATTCACATGTATTTCCAAATGGTAAATATGTTGCCATGTATCCTTCAATAGAAAGAACAGTAAAAAGTATTGAAAAATTTTCAATTCAAGATGGAAAAACTTGGAATAAATTATATAATAAATTTCTTTCAAATAAGATTGTCCTAATCAATTCCATAAATTCTTCACCCTGTTCTTTGGACTCTAAAGGACGTGAAGAAAACCGTCGTAAAGTGAGTTATGAAGATTATAGAAAGCAACTACAATCAATGAGATCTTGGTGTAATGAGAAATTTGAATCCGACGAAGTCAAGGTAATGTTTGGTACATTTGCAGCATTTGTGGGCCTTTCTCCTGATGATGCAGGCGGTGGAGAATTATGTTATCTCTTTTCAGGAACTATTCAAGATCAAGGTAATAACATCGTTAAGGGGGGTTTTGGAAATCTACCGTTATCTTTAGCAAGGTATCTTGAATCCAAAGGAGGAGAAATAATGACTAATTCGAAAGTTTCGGATATTGTCATTGAGAAAGATAGAGCCATAGGAGTTTGTCTTTCAGATGGACGCAAAATCAAAGTTAATAGACTAATTGCATCCAGTACCGATCCCTACACATTGGTTGTCAACTTGATTGGTGAAGACAATGTTGATTCTGATATAGTAAGAGATATCAAAAGAATTGAATGGGGTGATGCCATTTTTGGACTTTACTTAGCCTTAAGTAAGAAATTAGAGTATAAGGCAGGAGAAGAAATAAACAAATCAGCTCAGGTGCATATTTCTCCACCAGAGCTAGAATATTTTTCAAAAGTTTTCTCCGAATGCAGAAGTGGAAGAGTACCCGAAAATCCCATTCCAATAATGAGTAATGATTCGGTTATGGATCCAAGTAGGGTTCCAGTTGATAAACATTTAATAAAATTCCTCATACCTAATGTTCCCTATAAAATTGAAAATAAAGGAAGAGATGAACATGAATCAGATTGGAATCTGGTAAAAGACCAATATGCACTTCAAATAATAGAAATGGTTACAAGAGACTATATCCCTAATCTAAGAGATGTAATTTTAGAAAAAACAGCACTCTCTCCAACGGATTATGAAAAAAGACCTTCTACATCAATTAAAGGAACACTAGCCTGTGGAAGCTTGTTACCTTATCAAACTAAGTCAATGCGTCCGATAGCACGATTATGTAATTATAAAATTCCTGGGGTAGAGAATGTATATCTTTGTGGATCTGGGAGTCATCCCGGCCCCGGTGTCTCGATGGCGCCCGGAAGAAATGCTGCACAAACAATCCTATCCGATCTTGGAATAGATTTTAATAAGTTGGTCCAGTAA
- a CDS encoding DUF1059 domain-containing protein, translated as MTLSINCKDVGDPVCTHTMYGETEEELMENAKKHGIEVHGYTEESFEEEMAKNLENFRKVIKTT; from the coding sequence ATGACTTTAAGCATCAATTGTAAGGATGTGGGAGATCCCGTGTGTACTCATACGATGTATGGCGAAACAGAAGAAGAATTGATGGAAAATGCGAAGAAACATGGTATAGAAGTTCATGGCTATACAGAAGAGTCATTCGAAGAAGAAATGGCAAAGAATCTTGAAAATTTTAGAAAAGTAATAAAAACAACTTAA